From one Anabas testudineus chromosome 21, fAnaTes1.2, whole genome shotgun sequence genomic stretch:
- the LOC113173232 gene encoding zinc transporter 7-B-like encodes MSRPEQGNQCPPGYPNPSPQVPGTNAPLICPPGPCGAGAQPGCGNGQGHEHGHGPGHGKCHEKSHKHGHGHGHGHEHEHGHKHKHGHKHGHKHGHKHGHCHKKGKDSHGSSSSSCSSDSN; translated from the exons ATGAGCCGCCCCGAACAAG GAAACCAGTGCCCCCCTGGCTACCCAAACCCTTCACCACAGGTGCCAGGCACCAACGCACCACTAATCTGCCCTCCTGGTCCATGTGGAGCAGGAGCACAGCCTGGTTGTGGCAATGGCCAAGGGCATGAGCATGGGCATGGACCAGGCCATGGAAAGTGCCATGAAAAAAGTCACAAACATGGACACGGACATGGGCATGGACACGAACACGAACATGGACACAAGCACAAGCATGGTCACAAGCATGGTCACAAACATGGTCACAAGCATGGTCATTGTCACAAGAAAGGGAAGGACAGTCATGGG tcctccagcagctcctgcagcagcGACTCTAACTAG
- the LOC113173572 gene encoding uncharacterized protein LOC113173572 isoform X1: protein MDHVARDHSMGMGMGTGMDRVMDRVMDNAMERVTDTSISTSTSTSTSMVTSMVIVTRKGRTVMGPPAAPAAVTLTRWTRLRKKLLPSGNLHPPI from the exons ATGGATCATGTGGCCCGGGACCACAGCATGGGCATGGGCATGGGCACGGGCATGGACCGGGTCATGGACCGGGTCATGGACAATGCCATGGAAAGGGTCACGGACACGAGCATAAgcacaagcacaagcacaagcacaaGCATGGTCACAAGCATGGTCATTGTCACAAGAAAGGGAAGGACAGTCATGGG tcctccagcagctcctgcagcagTGACTCTGACTAGATGGACACGCCTTAGAAAGAAGTTGTTGCCATCTGGAAACCTTCATCCTCCAATCTGa
- the LOC113173572 gene encoding zinc transporter 7-like isoform X2, with amino-acid sequence MSSHQGNQGPPQHHGSCGPGPQHGHGHGHGHGPGHGPGHGQCHGKGHGHEHKHKHKHKHKHGHKHGHCHKKGKDSHGSSSSSCSSDSD; translated from the exons ATGTCATCACACCAag GAAACCAGGGCCCTCCTCAGCATCATGGATCATGTGGCCCGGGACCACAGCATGGGCATGGGCATGGGCACGGGCATGGACCGGGTCATGGACCGGGTCATGGACAATGCCATGGAAAGGGTCACGGACACGAGCATAAgcacaagcacaagcacaagcacaaGCATGGTCACAAGCATGGTCATTGTCACAAGAAAGGGAAGGACAGTCATGGG tcctccagcagctcctgcagcagTGACTCTGACTAG
- the LOC113172852 gene encoding zinc transporter SLC39A7-like, translating into MYGNNPGNQYPPGYGQLPAPGGGPQYPPGSVPPQPYQPGQPGYNPIAPPGGNIGGPGYGPGPGYGPGPGYGPGPGYGPGPGYGPGPGYGPGPGCGQGPGHHGHHGHHGHHGHHGHHGHHGPHGHHGHHGPRGHHGHHGFHGFGHRHKHKHGHAHVRCHKKGRQCHGNSSSSCSSHHHHHHHRHGLDIQITPGYQCRNLIMGVGPMVTITMVTMVIMVTMVTITTITMDGSMITCLVIVTREFSSNSNSSDSDQTRIPRLGVHTLPTLLEVGLDIKASGDCCIRVSPLSISTHFRVCIESFEMYGNNRGNMYPCGPGGHPQYPPGCAQPPICPPPPCNPPFGGHGHGPGHGHHGHGHHGHGHHGHGHHGHGHHGHGHHGHGHHGHGHHGHGC; encoded by the exons ATGTATGGGAATAATCCAG GAAACCAGTATCCTCCTGGCTATGGTCAACTACCAGCTCCAGGAGGAGGCCCTCAATATCCACCAGGCTCTGTCCCACCCCAACCCTACCAACCTGGTCAACCTGGTTATAATCCTATAGCCCCACCTGGTGGAAACATTGGAGGTCCGGGGTACGGACCCGGGCCTGGGTATGGACCGGGACCTGGGTATGGACCGGGACCTGGGTACGGGCCGGGACCTGGGTATGGACCGGGCCCTGGGTATGGACCGGGCCCTGGATGCGGACAGGGGCCTGGACACCATGGACACCATGGTCACCATGGTCACCATGGACACCACGGTCACCATGGACACCACGGTCCCCATGGACACCATGGACACCACGGTCCCCGTGGACACCATGGTCACCACGGATTTCATGGATTTGGTCATCGCCACAAACACAAGCATGGACACGCACACGTCCGTTGTCACAAGAAAGGAAGGCAGTGTCATGGG aactcctcctcctcctgcagca gccatcatcatcaccaccaccaccgccatGGGCTTGATATCCAGATAACGCCAGGTTACCAA TGCAGGAATTTGATTATGGGCGTTGGCCCCATGGTCACCATCACCATGGTCACCATGGTCATCATGGTCACCATGgtcaccatcaccaccatcaccatggATGGTAGCATGATCACATGCTTGGTCATTGTCACAAGAGAG ttctCCAGCAACTCCAACAGCAGTGACTCTGACCAGACGAGGATTCCTAGAT TGGGTGTCCACACCCTGCCAACACTGTTGGAGGTGGGGCTTGATATAAAAGCATCAGGTGACTGTTGTATCCGTGTATCTCCACTATCTATCAGCACACA TTTCAGGGTTTGCATTGAAAGTTTTGAAATGTACGGGAATAACAGAG GAAACATGTATCCTTGTGGGCCTGGTGGACACCCTCAGTATCCACCAGGCTGTGCCCAACCCCCGATCTGTCCTCCCCCGCCTTGtaatccaccttttggaggCCATGGTCATGGGCCTGGACACGGTCACCATGGACACGGTCACCACGGACACGGTCACCACGGACATGGTCACCATGGACACGGTCACCACGGACACGGTCACCATGGACACGGTCACCACGGACATGGTCATCACGGACATGGATGTTAG